The Candidatus Dadabacteria bacterium genome includes a region encoding these proteins:
- a CDS encoding tRNA (adenine-N1)-methyltransferase: MKIKSGDTILLVSPDNKSFMVVVEEGKSFSSHMGILDLSTALGKEWGETIVSSLGNDFVLLNPTVEQKIMKVRRATQIVYPKDAALILFKTDVRAGVRVVEAATGSGALTIALANSVAPSGKVYTYEKREQFMNNAKDNVRRAGLSEYVKFNCGDAREGFKEKDVDVAILDLPSPWYGIPAAYEALASGGRIASISPTYNQVERTAESLEETGFVRIETVELIMRNYQVKKGKTRPDNRTVAHTGFLTFAFKGISDVDARESK; encoded by the coding sequence ATGAAAATAAAATCCGGCGATACCATTCTCCTCGTTTCACCTGATAATAAAAGCTTCATGGTGGTGGTAGAAGAGGGCAAGTCGTTCAGTTCTCACATGGGGATACTCGACCTCTCCACCGCGCTGGGAAAAGAATGGGGAGAAACGATAGTCTCAAGCCTTGGAAACGATTTTGTACTTCTTAACCCTACCGTGGAACAGAAGATTATGAAGGTGAGAAGGGCTACGCAGATCGTTTATCCCAAGGACGCGGCATTGATTCTCTTCAAAACGGACGTGAGAGCGGGAGTGAGGGTTGTTGAAGCCGCGACCGGCTCAGGAGCTCTTACCATCGCGCTTGCGAATTCGGTGGCCCCTTCCGGAAAAGTCTATACGTACGAGAAAAGAGAACAGTTCATGAATAATGCCAAAGATAACGTACGGCGGGCGGGGCTTTCTGAATACGTGAAATTTAACTGTGGCGATGCCAGAGAAGGTTTTAAGGAAAAAGATGTCGACGTCGCGATACTTGATCTCCCTTCTCCATGGTATGGAATTCCGGCGGCTTACGAGGCTCTTGCCTCCGGAGGGAGAATCGCGAGTATTTCCCCAACATACAACCAGGTGGAAAGAACCGCGGAATCGCTTGAGGAAACGGGTTTCGTGAGAATCGAAACGGTAGAGCTTATAATGAGGAACTATCAAGTGAAAAAGGGGAAGACTCGCCCAGATAACAGAACCGTGGCACACACAGGATTCCTTACCTTCGCCTTCAAGGGAATAAGCGATGTTGACGCTCGCGAATCAAAATGA